A region of Candidatus Binatota bacterium DNA encodes the following proteins:
- the rpsG gene encoding 30S ribosomal protein S7 — translation MSRKGPARKRELLPDPRFKETVVTQFVNCMMVDGKKSLAERIFYSALSKVKEQTGEDGLETFKKALDNVRPSVEVRSRRVGGATYQVPVEVRPTRRVALAIRWIISNARSRGEKTMRDRLSAELVDAANNRGSAVKKREDTHRMAEANKAFAHYRW, via the coding sequence ATGTCTAGAAAAGGCCCTGCGCGTAAACGAGAACTTCTTCCTGACCCGCGTTTCAAGGAAACCGTCGTAACGCAGTTTGTGAACTGCATGATGGTGGACGGCAAGAAGAGCCTCGCTGAAAGAATTTTTTATAGTGCCCTTAGCAAGGTTAAGGAACAGACCGGCGAGGACGGTTTGGAGACTTTTAAGAAAGCGCTCGACAACGTGCGTCCCTCCGTGGAGGTGCGTTCACGGCGAGTCGGTGGAGCGACCTACCAGGTTCCCGTCGAGGTGAGACCGACCCGCAGGGTGGCATTGGCCATACGTTGGATCATCTCCAACGCCAGGTCGAGAGGCGAAAAGACGATGCGCGACCGCTTGTCGGCCGAGCTCGTTGACGCAGCCAACAACCGTGGCTCGGCAGTTAAGAAAAGAGAAGATACCCACCGAATGGCGGAGGCCAACAAGGCTTTCGCGCATTATCGCTGGTAG
- a CDS encoding 30S ribosomal protein S12 has protein sequence MPTINQLVRKRRKKQVRKSNTPALDACPQRRGVCTRVYTSTPKKPNSALRKVARVRLSNGQEVTTYIPGEGHNLQEHSVVLLRGGRVKDLPGVRYHIVRGTLDTVGVEERRQSRSKYGARRPK, from the coding sequence GTGCCGACTATCAACCAGCTCGTACGCAAACGCCGTAAAAAGCAGGTGCGCAAGAGCAATACGCCTGCCCTGGATGCCTGCCCACAGAGGCGCGGGGTGTGTACGCGCGTGTATACAAGCACGCCCAAGAAGCCGAACTCGGCGCTTAGAAAAGTAGCCCGTGTACGCCTGTCCAATGGCCAGGAAGTCACGACCTACATCCCGGGCGAAGGCCACAACCTGCAGGAGCACTCGGTGGTGCTGCTCAGGGGGGGCAGGGTCAAGGACCTGCCGGGTGTTCGCTATCACATTGTCAGGGGCACGCTCGATACCGTGGGCGTAGAAGAGCGTCGGCAGAGCCGATCGAAGTACGGCGCGCGGCGTCCGAAGTAA